A genomic segment from bacterium encodes:
- a CDS encoding peptidyl-prolyl cis-trans isomerase, with the protein MKKIFICVMLVCITFTLHCENSSVVMVGNKVVLESDVRIKMKEENKNYEEALRDIVIEKLLLFQAEKEGIEVSPEELTFEVERIKKRFPDEASFYKALNIDNIPYSIFVKTVEEKIKVRNLVKKNVVDTIEITSSEIADKTKELKEKGNYSYYFRLKWFDSELSAQDFIKNFDITKEPEMGEEITLSKEEIAPDVLSAIENLSKGNLSSPVKVGNKYLVVLLKDVQKEEINSYQLYLKARAILQNIKFEEKFNSYLKELQSKIPIFYCD; encoded by the coding sequence ATGAAAAAGATATTTATCTGCGTAATGCTTGTATGTATAACATTTACATTACATTGTGAGAACTCATCTGTGGTTATGGTGGGAAACAAAGTTGTACTTGAAAGCGATGTACGGATAAAGATGAAGGAGGAGAATAAAAATTATGAAGAAGCATTGAGGGATATAGTAATAGAAAAATTGCTTCTCTTTCAGGCAGAAAAAGAAGGGATAGAGGTATCACCTGAAGAACTTACTTTTGAAGTAGAACGGATTAAAAAAAGGTTTCCTGATGAAGCATCCTTTTATAAAGCACTGAACATAGATAACATTCCTTACAGTATATTTGTAAAGACGGTGGAAGAAAAGATAAAGGTGCGAAACCTTGTAAAAAAGAATGTAGTTGATACGATAGAGATAACTTCTTCTGAAATTGCAGATAAGACAAAAGAGTTAAAAGAAAAAGGTAATTATTCCTATTATTTTCGTTTGAAGTGGTTTGACAGTGAGTTATCCGCACAGGACTTTATAAAAAATTTTGATATTACCAAGGAACCGGAGATGGGAGAAGAAATAACTCTTTCAAAGGAAGAGATAGCACCTGATGTCTTATCTGCAATAGAAAATCTTTCAAAGGGAAATCTAAGCAGTCCTGTAAAAGTGGGTAATAAGTACCTTGTAGTTCTACTTAAAGATGTGCAGAAGGAAGAAATCAATTCTTATCAGTTATATCTGAAAGCGAGAGCCATACTTCAGAATATAAAGTTTGAAGAGAAGTTTAATAGTTATCTTAAAGAACTACAATCAAAAATTCCTATATTCTATTGTGATTAA
- a CDS encoding peptidyl-prolyl cis-trans isomerase, whose product MKIKMNLSKKARNILIISGAVIIFFGLIYLILFLKNRNVVAVVNGYPITIKDILVEVESSPSLYTEMLETDPKSVVETYVNQILLFHEAKRYERRLKRNVDDIMKNYYIKVLTKEYVDKVLTERIKVTDEEITEYYNTHLEEFLIPEKVRLSEIVLPTQEKAENVRRRLSLGESFEMIAVNESISASREKAGDLGWIDIRKLEPEISTLISRITPGDILGDIIKTESGYHIIKLAGKTESRMLTLEEAKPSIKEMLISFKKKGEVERLMSELKGKSRIKIYLEKIDRLKSK is encoded by the coding sequence ATGAAGATAAAGATGAACCTTTCAAAGAAGGCAAGAAATATTCTGATTATATCTGGTGCTGTAATTATCTTTTTTGGACTTATATACCTTATATTATTTTTAAAAAACAGAAATGTAGTAGCAGTTGTCAATGGTTATCCGATTACGATAAAAGATATTCTTGTTGAGGTTGAGTCATCCCCCTCTTTATACACGGAGATGCTGGAAACAGACCCTAAAAGTGTTGTGGAAACATATGTAAACCAGATACTTCTTTTCCATGAAGCAAAGAGATACGAGCGGAGATTGAAAAGAAATGTGGATGATATAATGAAAAATTATTACATAAAGGTTCTTACAAAAGAGTATGTGGATAAAGTTCTGACTGAAAGGATAAAAGTTACAGATGAGGAGATAACAGAATATTACAATACACACCTGGAAGAATTTCTTATACCTGAAAAGGTAAGGTTATCTGAAATAGTATTGCCAACACAGGAGAAAGCTGAAAATGTAAGGAGAAGGTTATCTTTAGGGGAATCATTTGAAATGATAGCAGTCAATGAATCCATATCCGCAAGTAGAGAAAAGGCAGGAGACCTCGGGTGGATTGATATAAGGAAACTTGAGCCCGAGATATCAACGCTCATATCAAGAATTACACCGGGAGATATACTTGGAGATATTATAAAAACAGAGTCAGGTTATCACATCATAAAACTTGCAGGAAAGACAGAAAGCAGGATGCTTACACTTGAGGAGGCAAAACCATCTATAAAGGAAATGCTTATCTCTTTCAAGAAAAAAGGAGAGGTTGAAAGATTGATGTCTGAACTTAAAGGAAAAAGCAGGATAAAAATTTATTTAGAAAAGATTGACAGATTGAAATCAAAATGA